The DNA segment tgatcccagggtcctgggattgagccccatgttgggctccttccacagtgaggagcttgtgtctccctctccttctgccctaccccctgctcatatatgctcgctctcgctctctgtctctcataaataaataaataagtaaataagaaaaaaaaggtgttaGGGAACAATGCTTGCAGATCTGCAGATAGGCTTCCAGGCTTCCCCCTCAAAGTCCTCTTCCAGATGCTGCCAGTTCTTTTTTAACAGTACAGACAGTGCAAACCTGGCACTAATTCTTGATTAATTCCTTTCAATGACTTCTTATctctttcagaataaaataatcCTGGCCTATAAACCCTTTAGTATTCATTCTTATAAAGACATTcttgaatttcttaaattttcttaaatttctgtaATTCTCCAGAGCCACTCTCCTCCCCAATTCATATATATAAGTCAATTGTGCTAGTTAGTAAATAATTTCTGTGTCCAATACTGAAGACTAAAAATAACCAAACTTAAGGTTCAACTAGAAAGAATGAGCAAACTGAATCACATAGCTCCTTCCCATGGTTTGAGAGTCAAAAAGCCTTGTCCCTAAAGTAGGACTCCAACTTCCCAAATGTTAGTTTCCCTGTTCCTCAGTGGAAAGTTATTTCCAGATTTAATGAGATATTTGAGAAAATGAACCACAAAATTTTAGCACAtaataaaatacatgcaaaaaaggTCTTTACTCCTCTTGTCTTCCCAGccattctgtacatttttttcatttttaatatattttaaaaagattttatttacttattcatgagagacacacagagagagtcagagacataggcagagggagaaccagtctccccgcagggagtctgatatgggacttgatcccgggatcccaggatcacgccctgaggcaaagacagatgctcaaccactgagccacccaggtgtccccattctgAACATTTAatttcactgagccacccaggtgtccccattctgaacatttaatttaaagttatgatataaagaaatcaaaaatTTTCTGTCAGGCTTTAACCTTGTCCTAAATCACTACAAAGGCCACCAAATCCTTACCTTAGCATGAATATGAATCTTACTCTCAGTAACCTCAAGAACTTCAATTAATGGTGGGGTTAAAGTCATTGGCTGATCAAGTGGAGGGCTCGGGACCTTTTCAAGAACCTCATCGACATTTTCTTCATTGACAAATAgcctttcctaaaataaaaagagacaaaatattcTGCTTTATAGGTCATTCTTGACACAGTTGATCTAAAAACAGCTCATACAAGTTCATACTTCAGGattatactttgaaaatatttaatgttattcTGATGCTGTCTTGGCAGAAGAAAACTGTATTGTACAGAGCAGTAAGAATAgcaatagtatatatatatatgagcctaaaagaaaaaagtcttagtTCCTTCTGTTAAGTCTTTGTTAACAATCTGATATAATCGTACTTACAAATggtattttcctctcctttttttctcttaatattttattagaagAATAACATCACCTCTAGAGCTATAAATACAGTTGcagatataaaatgtaatttaattttagaatacttCCTAATGAGATAGCTAATAAATATATACGACAGAATTCATTCAAATCTTGTGACcagattgccttttagttcttAGCCAGTTAAGAGCCAAATATACTATTTAAGAGatgtatattctatttttacACATTGAGATAATCCATTGTGACACTAGCATATAGCTATTTATAAGAATGAAGCAGATTTCAAGAGGATGACATGGAAAGATTTCCAAACTATAATTAGGAAACGCATAAATCACTTTCGCCAGATTCCCAAACACAAACCAACTTGTGCATATTCATGTCAAGTGAATATAGGTATATAGTTAGGATGTTGAAGGGATAAccatatttaaaattcataaaatcagTTTAATATTGCCCAAAATAAAAGTacttccataaaaataaattaccaaataGTTCATCATTTAGTCCAAATAGGAGGGCAAAATCAGAAAGAGACAAGTTTAAGGTTCTCTTACATTAAACAGTATTTAAACTTAAGAACACCTACTGTGAACGCTGGGTACagaaaaatcttaacatttgGAGTAATTTCCTCGCTATTACTTTAAAGTCCAGAATAACTGTATTAGAGAAATATCCCCCAATTAAATCATTTCTAAGGTTCCTGCCTGTGGAAAAGACACATTAATTgcacaaaaataaccaaatactTTGGTTTTTAGTTAGCCCAAGGAAAAATGATGTTTATAATGGAAATGGTTATGATTAAAACAAAGTATTTGCATAAAGTTGCCTATCCTGATGACTGATTTTACTCTTAAAAGATTCTGAATTTAGTGGTCCTAAAGCTCTAGGAAAATTTCCAGTGAATATTTAGGACTTTATAaatctattttgttgttgttgttgttttataaatctattttgtACTTGTTTAGGTGTAAAGTAACAATTCTGACCTTGACAGTCACAAATCAgtctctttaaaattattttcatataatgcATATAATCATTATATATGTCTATCCACCCATTactcttgtgatttttttaaaattttactttaatatttagATCCTACCatgaaatataaagacaaataactGATTATTATGGTCCCATCAGCCTTACCAAATGTGATGATTAATGAAGTAATTATAAACCTATTTCAGGTATCAAAGATAGAAAACACATTTTCCCTAATCCCATTTTGGTCTAGTTTCTTTGGTAAAATAAGGTTAGTCTTctagaaaatcaaattaaaataatagccTTTAGGTATTCTTTCAACTGCTTATCCATAAAACTTTCTTCCcagttttaaagttatttttacatttattaaaacaattacaggggcacctggctagctcagtccaAGGAACATGCAATTCGATCTCCCATAGTGAGTTTGAATCCCATGATGGGGAGAagggtagagattactcaaactttagaaataaatagataaataaaacaattctagAAAATGACTGCCCTTTCCTAAATTTCCCGCTTCTGATAATATAAACAGATAGTCAACTTCATATTCTCACAAAGTATCTTACTTCATTCACCCTGgctatttattttaccatttggGAGAGTTTCAAATTAATCACTTCTCACAGAATATACCCCTCATAAAGTGGAACTTATTATCAAGTATCTAAGAAAATCACAGGAAGGAGTGAAAATTTCTTGCAAGTTAAAGCCCAAGGCTAAAAACTTAATTCTCAACATATATATAATCTGTGCAACTAGTTTCATTTCTGGGAACTTAACCCTTGAATCtgttaaaagctaaaaaaaaaaaaattacatgtaacTCTGATACATATCTCAATGAAAACCACCAATTGTTAatttatgagttttaaaaagtttcttagaacttaaaattcacaaagtttttttttttttttttttttttttatgatagtcacagagagagagagaggcagagacacaggcagagggagaagcaggctccatgcactgggagcccgacgtgggaatcgatcccgggtctccaggatcgcgccctgggccaaaggcaggcgccaaaccgctgcgccacccagggatcccaaaattcacaaagttctaaaaaaaattatcaacagtggtgcctgagtggctcagcaggttgaggcactgactcttgatttctgctcatgtcCAGGTGTCTAGTCCTGGGGTGAGCTCAAGCttaggctcctgctcagcaggggacgtctgcttctctctctctccctctgcccccctccctttaaaaaaaatttttttaagattttatttatttattcatgagaaacagagagagagagagagagagagaggcagagacacaggcagagggagaagcaggctccatgcagggagcccgatgtgggactggatcccgggactggatcccgggactccaggatcacgccctgcgccaaaggctggcgttaaaccgctaagccacccagggatcccctgcaccaccaccccctttgcatcaatcaatcaatcaatcaattctTTTGAAAAAGTCAACAGTACTGGAGTACTGAATCTGAAATTCAAGAACTCCAATAACCTAAAAATTATAGTAGCAACTAAAATAGAACACACTATTCATGCAAATTATGTCCTAAGTAAACTAGGTAATGCTCAGCCCTAAGTTCTGGAGTACCTGCCCACAGAGATGTGGCTGATCTTGATGTTAACGTTAACAAGTATGTATACAGTTGATCTCTCAACAACAGAGGGTTTAGGGGAACCGACCCCCACAGTTGAAAAATCCACCTACAACTTCTGACTCCTCCAAAGCTTAACgactaatagcctactgctgacTGGATGCCTTACCTATAACAGTCCATTAACGCATATTTTGTACgctgtattatatactgtattcttatgtgtagagaaaaaatgtttttaagaaaatcatgagaaaatacacTTATAGTATTGTCCTGTATTTATCAAAAAGTTCTGCTTATTTAGTGGATCCAGGCAGTTCCAACCTGTGTTGTTCCAGGGTCGATTGTAAGAGCAAATTTTAAAAGGGGGGTGGAATCTTTAAACATAGTTTAAAGAGTCTAGAAAGAACTGTTACCTCCAAAGAATCCTTGTTTAAACCGTAATACCACTCTCTCCAAGGTCCACGGCACTCTGGAGATTTGGCCAGTTCTATCACCGCATTGTTTGGAGAAATACTAGCCACAGGTTCTCTGGTACTCAATTTGTTCTCCGGAGCGAATTGcaaaaagaaggaataataaaCTAAGTCCTGGGTGGAGAAGCATAATTTGTACCGGCAGGGGCTCACATCCCCTTGAAGACTTTGCGGCTGGATCCGAGGCACTTGAATTAGCAGGGTCAGGGATTCTTCATCCTGATTACACTGCAAAGGAGGACACAGAGGTTCCCTGCCGCGGGTCCCAGGCCCACCCATGGCTCGATCCGAGGGCTCCCGGGCCGCGGCCTCCCCGATCGCGCGCGTCTCGGCCCTGAGAGCTCCCGGCGCGCTGCCCCTTCCTGCGGAAGACCCCCTGTCACGGTTCCCAGGCGCAGCCCGAGGGGAGCCTCCTCCACCGTGCCCGGGGGCGTCTCCTGCTACGGAAGGCGGCTCCTCCTCGATGCCCGCGGTCCGCCCCGCTCGCGCGTCCAAGTCCCGCTCCTCGGGCTCGGAGGCAGGCCCCTCCGCAGCGGCGCCCGCGGCCCCCGCAGGCCTGCAgtcgccgccgcagccgccgcagccgccggcaccagcccccgcccccgccgggccccccgccccctcgcgAGCGGAAGCGCACGCCGAGCCGTCAGTTCCGGCCGCGCAGACGGCCTCTTCCGGCGCTGCGGCGGGCTCCGGGCGCGCGGCGGGGAGCGCCACGGGGAGCGTGACCACCAGCTGTCGCCGGGCCTTGTGGAACTGCGCCCTGCCGCGGCTGTCGTCCACCGGGTACGGGAGCGACAGCCGCAGCCGGTAGTCCGGCTTCCTGGAGTCGAGGCACAGCCGCTTTCCCGTCACCTCGAGCGCCGCCTGCTCGGCCGAGCGCAGCAGCGGCAGCTCGATGGTGACCACCAGCTCCCGGGGCACCGGGCTGGGGGCCGAGTCCCGGCAGCAGCGGTAATCCTGGAGGTCCACGTGGTGGCGCTGCACCACGCTGTAGCGAGGCtccgtgggggcggggggcaggaccGCCTCCGGCGGGGAGGGCGCCCGGGGCCGGGGGACCTCTGAGCTCCCGGCCACCGCCGGGCTCCGGTAGGGGTAGGGGAAATCGGGGAGAGGGCTCTCCGGCTCCCCCTCGGGCCGGGCCGGGACGCCCCCGGGGAGGGGCGTGCGCAGCACGGCGGCCTCCGGAGTCCCCTTGTACTTGATCTTGAGGGTCTTGGCATTCCTGCGGTCCAGCTTCACCGCGAACTGCTTCTCGACGGCGTCCAGGGCCGTGGCGTCCAGCATCTGGCGGAAGCGCTCGTGGCGCCGGGCCAGCGCGAGCGCACTGGGGTGGAAGACGACGTCGTAGACCATGTAGCGGGTGCCTCGGCCCCCCGCGTACTCGCGGCCGGGAGCCAGGCTGTGGGGCAGGGACCACTGGCTGCCGGCCGCCGCGCCGCCGGGGCCCGGGCGGCCGCTGGGCGCGCCCACCAGCGCGTTGCTACACACGTTCACGAAGCAGCGCCTGGCGCCGTCGAGGCTAGTGCGCAGGACGTGACCCGGCTGCGGGTGCACGAACCGAACGTCCACTCCGCGTTCACGCTCCAGCGCGGTGATCTCCGCCTCGTAGCGCCGCCGGTTCTCCGGGTCCGTGAGCTCCTCGGCGTACTCGGTGAACATTCGCCGGAACTCCGGGTCCTGGAAGGCCGAGGTGAGCCGCCGGACCTCCTCTCCGCTCAGGTCCAAGTCCTCCAGCGGCGACGAGGCTGCCGCCTTGGCCATGCCGCGCCCGGGCCGGGGGGAGAGCGACCCGAGACCAGCTGGATGGGACGCGTCGTGGAGGCGCTGCTCTGCGGAGAGCGGGGCGGCCGAGTTCCGTAACCGCCGGCGAGAGCAGCGAGCTTAGGGCACGCGTGGGCGTTGCCATAGTGACACCGccagcagcagggaggaggggcgggaATTGGAGAGGGATGGTGAAGGGCCACAACAGCCGAGTTTCCTCAAGTCAACCAACTACTCTACTCACCGCGTTCTTAGACACCTGTGCCACGGGGCAATTACTTTTGCAGAATCACTGTCGTAATAACTGTAATTTCCAGCATTTATGAACGTTATTCACCAGCTGGAACTCAAGTTTAAGCTTGCCTACGCTTTTTACTTTACCAAACCAACATTTCAGTTTTCTGGCCATTTCACCAATTTGTCCTATAACAACTCACATTTG comes from the Canis aureus isolate CA01 chromosome 9, VMU_Caureus_v.1.0, whole genome shotgun sequence genome and includes:
- the DNAAF2 gene encoding protein kintoun, translating into MAKAAASSPLEDLDLSGEEVRRLTSAFQDPEFRRMFTEYAEELTDPENRRRYEAEITALERERGVDVRFVHPQPGHVLRTSLDGARRCFVNVCSNALVGAPSGRPGPGGAAAGSQWSLPHSLAPGREYAGGRGTRYMVYDVVFHPSALALARRHERFRQMLDATALDAVEKQFAVKLDRRNAKTLKIKYKGTPEAAVLRTPLPGGVPARPEGEPESPLPDFPYPYRSPAVAGSSEVPRPRAPSPPEAVLPPAPTEPRYSVVQRHHVDLQDYRCCRDSAPSPVPRELVVTIELPLLRSAEQAALEVTGKRLCLDSRKPDYRLRLSLPYPVDDSRGRAQFHKARRQLVVTLPVALPAARPEPAAAPEEAVCAAGTDGSACASAREGAGGPAGAGAGAGGCGGCGGDCRPAGAAGAAAEGPASEPEERDLDARAGRTAGIEEEPPSVAGDAPGHGGGGSPRAAPGNRDRGSSAGRGSAPGALRAETRAIGEAAAREPSDRAMGGPGTRGREPLCPPLQCNQDEESLTLLIQVPRIQPQSLQGDVSPCRYKLCFSTQDLVYYSFFLQFAPENKLSTREPVASISPNNAVIELAKSPECRGPWREWYYGLNKDSLEERLFVNEENVDEVLEKVPSPPLDQPMTLTPPLIEVLEVTESKIHIHAKLQECSNSEQLHEKDEKVNEGSHLTENREHPATSTTDSDSSIADKVLETDSCSSVVCLQQGSLDVSHMVFGKSQQPESKMEPEFMKEKSLVYPNEEKDDLKEPVITEEKELNGDDRSSLLNKTTVHNLPGLSNIRETNTQDGSVQFIKDHVTQCAFSFHNSLLYDLD